One stretch of Tenacibaculum sp. MAR_2010_89 DNA includes these proteins:
- a CDS encoding ABC transporter ATP-binding protein: protein MALEFIDNPTTGNIIELRNIHQSYNNGKTQIIENLDLLIEDKPMQGQFGVILGMSGCGKSTLLRYIAGLQEPTSGSVLVKGKPVSKENRVSMVFQQYSSLPWMTVLDNVGLGLQFQGISKKERDERAMEMIQLVGLDGHQKKYAQYPNLSGGQLQRVAIARSLMSNPEILLMDEPFGALDVKTRLQMQDLLIGIWEKFSPTILFVTHDIQEAVYLADDIYIMKHAPSNFVKHINVDLPFNRTRETKRLAHFDELVHQVEDAMMQIDAGN from the coding sequence ATGGCATTAGAATTTATAGATAATCCTACTACAGGAAATATTATTGAGTTACGCAACATACATCAATCGTATAATAATGGAAAAACTCAAATAATTGAAAATTTAGATTTATTAATTGAAGACAAACCCATGCAGGGGCAATTTGGTGTAATTTTAGGAATGTCAGGTTGTGGAAAATCTACATTGCTTAGATATATAGCCGGATTACAAGAACCAACTTCTGGTTCTGTATTGGTGAAAGGGAAACCTGTAAGTAAAGAAAACCGGGTAAGCATGGTGTTTCAGCAATACTCTTCTTTACCATGGATGACGGTACTAGACAATGTTGGTTTAGGATTACAGTTTCAGGGAATCTCTAAAAAAGAAAGAGATGAACGTGCAATGGAAATGATTCAACTGGTAGGTTTAGATGGGCATCAAAAAAAGTATGCACAATATCCAAACTTATCTGGAGGACAATTACAACGTGTTGCTATTGCTAGAAGTTTAATGTCGAACCCAGAAATTTTATTAATGGATGAACCTTTTGGTGCATTAGATGTGAAAACACGCTTACAAATGCAAGATCTATTAATAGGTATTTGGGAAAAATTTAGTCCAACCATCTTGTTTGTAACACATGATATTCAAGAAGCAGTGTATTTAGCAGATGATATTTATATAATGAAGCATGCGCCTTCAAATTTCGTAAAACATATTAATGTCGATCTACCTTTTAATAGAACTAGAGAAACGAAAAGATTAGCACATTTTGATGAATTAGTACATCAGGTTGAAGATGCCATGATGCAAATTGATGCTGGAAATTAG
- a CDS encoding ABC transporter permease, with protein sequence MSTDFKKLFELRGELDSKQKITLTILGSVILVLIWFLMAEVLSNSVITQNGSINVSTLKQENKLYYENDSILVASYDKLELLNKEELEQYGLIKNKVYPLLPSPIKVIKAFPELNRDDDVIGNTFFSIKLNIFGYLLAIVVAIPIGFLLGLVPLFRGLFSKIIDSYRFIPLTAVTGIFIMWLGLGSQMKVSFLAFGIVVYLIPVVVQRIDEVQKVYLNTVFTLGASPWQTIKTVYIPYVLSKLIDDIRVLTAISWTYITIVEMLNKGGGIGELIWTAKRQSRIDKAFAILIIIVIIGVLQDKIFVMIDKVLFPFKHVNKGNKH encoded by the coding sequence ATGAGTACTGATTTTAAAAAATTATTTGAGTTACGTGGAGAACTAGACTCAAAACAAAAAATTACGCTTACCATTTTGGGAAGCGTAATTCTTGTTTTAATATGGTTCTTAATGGCAGAAGTTTTATCAAATTCTGTTATCACACAAAATGGATCCATAAACGTTTCAACGTTAAAGCAAGAAAATAAACTTTATTATGAAAACGATTCTATATTAGTTGCTAGTTATGATAAATTAGAACTTTTAAATAAAGAAGAATTAGAGCAATATGGATTGATAAAAAATAAGGTATACCCATTGTTACCTTCTCCTATAAAAGTAATTAAAGCATTTCCTGAATTAAATAGAGATGATGATGTAATTGGAAATACATTCTTTTCTATAAAATTAAATATTTTTGGTTATTTATTAGCAATAGTTGTAGCTATTCCTATTGGTTTTTTATTAGGGTTAGTACCTTTGTTTAGAGGCTTGTTTAGTAAAATTATAGATTCGTATCGTTTTATTCCACTAACTGCTGTAACTGGTATTTTTATTATGTGGTTAGGTTTAGGAAGTCAGATGAAAGTGTCGTTTTTAGCCTTTGGTATAGTTGTATATTTAATTCCGGTAGTTGTTCAACGAATAGATGAGGTTCAAAAAGTATATTTAAATACGGTATTTACTTTAGGAGCTTCGCCTTGGCAAACAATAAAAACGGTTTACATTCCTTATGTACTTTCTAAATTAATTGATGATATTAGAGTGTTAACGGCTATTTCTTGGACCTACATTACTATTGTTGAAATGTTAAATAAAGGTGGTGGAATTGGTGAGTTAATATGGACAGCGAAAAGACAAAGTAGAATAGATAAAGCTTTTGCTATTTTAATAATTATTGTAATTATTGGAGTATTACAGGATAAGATTTTTGTAATGATTGATAAAGTATTATTTCCGTTTAAACATGTAAATAAAGGTAACAAACATTAG